The DNA region AATACTCGATTCTTCAACTGGTATTGCTGAAGGATCAACTCAACTATCTTCCGCTACTGATGAATTAGCAGCAAGCTTACAAGAGACTTCTTCTTCTATTAATGAAATTTCTGCGATGGTCTCAAGAAGTTCAGAGTCTGCAGGGCAGGGGGCGACACTTGCTGAAGAAAGTCGTCAAAAGGCCACTGTAGGGAAAGAGTCTGTTGGCGAAGTGAAAAATGCTATTGAATTAATACATCAAAATAATGAACACATTATTGAAAACGTAAATAAAAATAATGCCGAATTCGAGCAAATCATAACTGTTATTTCTGAGATTGCAGAAAAAACCAAGGTTATTAATGATATCGTTTTTCAGACAAAGCTTCTTTCATTCAACGCCTCGGTTGAAGCTGCGCGAGCAGGTGAGCATGGTAAGGGTTTTTCTGTTGTTGCAGAAGAAGTTGGTGCACTTGCTCAAATGAGTGGAAAGGCCGCAGGAGAGATTTCAGGTTTACTAGAAGCTTCAACTAAGAAGGTTCGTGAGATCGTAGAAATGTCTAGCACTTCAATGAATAGAATTATTGAAGAAGGTAAGGAGAGAGTGGAAATTGGTCTTCAAAAATCAGAAGTCTGTAACTCTGTTCTCGATGATCTTCTTGTTAGTTTTGAAGAAGTAAATAGAGCTGTTTCCGATATTGCCTCTTCTTCACAAGAGCAATCGAGTGGAGTTAACGAAATTACACAGGCCGTTCAACAATTAGATGGTGTTACTCAACAAAACTCAGAAGTTGCCAATGACTCTGCTCAAAGGGCCGAAGATCTTCGATACCAATCAACTATGCTTTGGGAACTCGTAGAGCAGATGCATGGACTTGTGTATGGTAACAACAAGAATGCTTCAAAAAATGTCGTTAAGACTTCTTCAGTAGCACCTGTCGATGAGTCATCTCATAATATGGACCTCTCTTTTGATGATTCAAATCATTTCGAGATGAATGAAGTTGATGACATTCTTGATGACGCTGTCAATGAATCTAAGAGAGAAGTTGTCGAAACAAAAGAAGTTGAAACGAAGGATTCACTTGAAGATGAAATTCTCAGTGATGACAAAATTTCATCAGCGGGAGAGGTTCCTGATGCTAAAGATCCTCGTTTTGAAGATGTCGCTTAATTAAATATGTTACGGAGCTATGATGAGATAATCTGAAATAGCTCCGTCACTAATAAGATCATTCCAACTTTTTTCATCGTAATCAGATCTTTTAACAAACTTCAATGTAATGATAGGTTGCTCATTTGAAATGCGCTTTAACTCGCGTACATAACCATCTTTATAGTCGCTGTGAAAACTGCCAACAACAGTGTAGCGAAGAGTACGTGTTGCATTTTTTATGAATTGATAGGCCATGACTGAGTCTGTGAAGCATTGGGCCTCAAAATAGGGCATGATCATCTCATCAGGAGTGTGATTGCCCATGGCCTTTTTAAATCTCTCTAGGTAGGCCTTGCTTCCAATCTTATAGTTTGGTGGCAAGTATTGAGAGGGAAGTTTATCCATGCCCTCTTTGACAATAATTCGCTTAATTTCGCGTTTTTCATTGAGTGCGATCAGTTCTCCACCAAGCTTCTTTGTTACTAATAAAATAGGGTGGTAAGGCATATAGTAATCAATATTTTTAGGCGATAAGAGTTCTGTAAAGAAGGTGTTTGCATCGAGCTCATCAATTTTTGAGAAGACCTGCTCACTATGAATTTGATCGGCATATTCTAAAAATTCCCAACCTACACTAAAGTCATTAGCTTTTTCAAAAAGAGTGACTGTTTTCTCTATGAATTCAGACTGGGCCTTTTGAATTGCCGGGCTCGAGTGGTATTCACCTAAAACGAAATGAGATTGAGAAGAGGTTTCTTCAGCGAAGTCTTCGTAAGAAATCATTTCTTTCGCTGTAAAGGAATAGATTTTTGAAACTGACTCTACTTGTGCAAATGTTGAAAAAGCGCTGAAGGCGAGTGAGAGAAGCAGTAGTTTCATCATGGTTCCTTTGAGTTGAAATTCTTTCTTATCTTATGGGAGAAAAGACCTATTGAAAAATAAGTTTACTTAAAAATGTCTGTCTTTAGTTTATAAGAAGTGAAGAAGTATAAGAAATGTGAAGATTTATAGGAAGTAGAGAAAAACCTACTGATTACTCAGTAGGTTTTTTCTTTGTATCATTTGATTGATTATTTTCGCTATTTTTAGGCCTATTATTTCTGTTTCTGTTGCGATTGCGGTTTCTGTTTCTGTTATTAGGTCTTTTCTTTTGTTCGCTAGAGTCTTTTTCTGACTTCTTAGCTGATAGGTCCTTCTCACCTAAATCTTTGTTGTCACGATTCTCTTTAGGTCCACGATTTTGTGGACGTCTTTGTGGGCGTTTTGAACGGTTGTCTCTTTTGTCATTATTACGATTTGGTCTATTCTCTTTTTGTTTTGAGTCTTTTTCTTCAAGTTTTTCTTCGCTTGTCGACTCGTCGTCGCTTTGCGCGTACTCGTCTTCACCAAATTCTTTTTTGTATCTCTCTAGCCTTTCCATCTCTTCATCGCCGAGACCGATAACTGTGCTTGTCTCATTAACAACGTGTCTAAATGACTCTGGGAAAGTCCACTCTATAGGTGGTTCATAGTTATTTTCATCGTATTGATTTCTGGCATAGCGACGAATCTGTCCCTTGTCTGTAATCATATCAAATTGCTCGATGAGAATTTGTAGCTTGAGAACTTTTCCAATATCTCCATTTTGAGCTTGGATAAATGTCCCTTCTTTTGGAAGGAATTCTCTTTTTTCTGAGTAGACGTCGTCTTCATAGCGAATACAACATTTAATTTGTCCACAAACTCCATTGATCTTACTTGGAATAAGTGCAAGGTTTTGGTTCTTTGCCATCTTGATACTGACATTTCCGTAGTTTTTAAGAAATGA from Halobacteriovorax sp. GB3 includes:
- a CDS encoding ChaN family lipoprotein → MMKLLLLSLAFSAFSTFAQVESVSKIYSFTAKEMISYEDFAEETSSQSHFVLGEYHSSPAIQKAQSEFIEKTVTLFEKANDFSVGWEFLEYADQIHSEQVFSKIDELDANTFFTELLSPKNIDYYMPYHPILLVTKKLGGELIALNEKREIKRIIVKEGMDKLPSQYLPPNYKIGSKAYLERFKKAMGNHTPDEMIMPYFEAQCFTDSVMAYQFIKNATRTLRYTVVGSFHSDYKDGYVRELKRISNEQPIITLKFVKRSDYDEKSWNDLISDGAISDYLIIAP
- the ricT gene encoding PSP1 domain-containing protein, with the protein product MQEQNSDNGNETYNSSEQNEESKIAQAQETEELQTKDNNDSSESDSDEDETSSQRFKEGDPIKLIRVRFPGNAKSHPFLVGKRIFQYGQKVLAMSDRGMTVGYINSLPYETTFKKDLLPLKTISKIATDDDIEEQKSYARKENEAEKVCLRLIEKHKLDMNLTHVEFIQFGKKAVFYFTAPARVDFRNLVKDLVGDLKMRIELRQISVRDRAAALGAVGVCGMQTCCSSFLKNYGNVSIKMAKNQNLALIPSKINGVCGQIKCCIRYEDDVYSEKREFLPKEGTFIQAQNGDIGKVLKLQILIEQFDMITDKGQIRRYARNQYDENNYEPPIEWTFPESFRHVVNETSTVIGLGDEEMERLERYKKEFGEDEYAQSDDESTSEEKLEEKDSKQKENRPNRNNDKRDNRSKRPQRRPQNRGPKENRDNKDLGEKDLSAKKSEKDSSEQKKRPNNRNRNRNRNRNRNNRPKNSENNQSNDTKKKPTE